The following coding sequences lie in one Silene latifolia isolate original U9 population chromosome 5, ASM4854445v1, whole genome shotgun sequence genomic window:
- the LOC141654826 gene encoding uncharacterized protein LOC141654826: MRDVLALEDPEAKTKLFGGKVILLGGDFRQVLPIITKGKRQDIIQASINRSYIWYECQLFTLSKSMRVSETADNPQKQKINHAFNNWLLAMGDGRIETKAAENETEPTWIEIPKEYIGSNGPLSVETVVERIYPYFQQERFNETYLKERAILTSLNEMADKITTYMVGLIQSEEKIYRSCDEVCT; encoded by the coding sequence ATGAGAGATGTGCTCGCGTTAGAAGATCCAGAAGCCAAAACAAAATTGTTCGGTGGTAAGGTCATCCTACTTGGGGGTGACTTCAGGCAAGTTCTGCCTATAATTACCAAGGGCAAGAGACAAGATATCATTCAAGCATCGATCAACAGGTCGTATATATGGTATGAGTGTCAACTCTTTACACTATCAAAAAGCATGAGGGTGTCAGAAACGGCAGACAATCCGCAGAAACAAAAGATAAACCACGCTTTCAATAACTGGTTGTTAGCTATGGGAGACGGGCGGATAGAGACTAAAGCAGCAGAGAACGAAACGGAGCCTACATGGATTGAGATACCAAAAGAGTATATTGGAAGCAACGGACCGTTGAGTGTTGAAACAGTTGTTGAAAGAATTTACCCATATTTTCAACAAGAACGTTTCAACGAAACGTATCTAAAGGAAAGAGCGATACTCACCTCTCTAAACGAAATGGCTGACAAGATAACCACGTATATGGTTGGCCTTATACAAAGTGAGGAGAAGATTTACAGAAGTTGTGATGAAGTGTGCACATAA